The window AGCATTTCGGATGGTTGAAGGCCCCATGATATGCACAATTCTTTTTCTTCCGGTTTTAATTAAGTATTCCACCATCAATGCGGCTTTAATAGAATCATCAATAATTACCTTTGATACGTCCAGTGATTTATGAGGAATTCTGTCAAAGAAAATTAAAGGAATTCCTTTCTCCATGATACTTTGATAAACATCATTATTGTGAGTTTCGTGGCAGAGATTAATAATAATGGCATCTACATTAAACTCTTCCAGAAGCTGAAGATTTTTTCTTTCAATAAGAGGATCTTCGTCAGACTGAGTGATGATGATGCGGTATCCGAGCGGGTATAGAATATTCTGAATTCCTTTCAACACCGTGGAGGAAAAAGGAGTAATCATTTCCGGCACTACAAAACCGATGGTTCTCGATTGCCCTGACTGTAAATTCAATGCGGTAAGGTTCGGTTTATACCCCAATTTCTCTGCCGCCTCCAGCACTTTTTTTCTTGTTTCTTCATTCACATTTTTATCATGAAGCAGCGCTCTGGAGATGGTAGAGGTAGATAATGACAAAAATTTGGACAGATCTTTAATCGTAATACGTCTCATCAGCCTTGTTTTTGGGCTAAAAATAATAAAAAAATAGGCAATTGGGAACGTTCCCTGATTTTTGGGAACGTTCCCAATTTGAATTTTGTAAAAAAAATGTCTTGTGAATCATTTGTTAATATAGTTTTAACGAATTGGTTAATATGATAACAATTTTACGCTTATGAATATGATTTATTACAATTATGACGTATCGGAAATCCGAACAGGAATTTTACATATTGGTGTAGGAAACTTTCACAGAGCACACCAGCAGTTTTATACCAATATGCTGCTTAATGACGATGATCAGAAAGATTGGGGAATCTGCGGGGTATGTCTGCTGCCATCAGATGAGAAGATCGTAAAGAATTTAAAAGCTCAGAATCTTCAGTATTCCCTTACCGTTTGCGGAAGAAACGGGAAAGATGAGGTGTATAAAATCGGTTCTTTAAAAGAGTTGATCTGGGGTATAGAAAATCCGGATGCTGTGGTGAAAAAAATTGCCGACAAAGCTGTTAAGATCATCACTTTGACCATCACAGAAGGAGGCTACAATCTTGATAAAGAAACCGGAGAGTTTATTTTGGAGGACGAGAAAATACAGCATGATCTGAAAAATCCTTCCCATCCTGCTACTGTGTTTGGCTTTATTGCAGAAGGATTGCGTCAGAGACAAAAGCAAAGTACAGGAGCCATTACCATTCTTTCATGCGATAACCTTCAGCATAACGGTACTACCGCAAAAAGAGCTTTTATGTCATTTATAGAAGCACAGGATCCGGAGCTGGCTGCCTGGGTAAAGGAAAATGTAACCTTCCCGAATAGTATGGTAGACCGTATTACTCCGGCCACCACTCTGGAAGATGTGGAAAGATTAAACAAAAGAAACGGTACAGACGATCGTGCCCCTGTCTACTGTGAAGACTTTGCGCAATGGGTCATAGAAGATCAGTTTATTGCAGGAAGACCGGCATGGGAAAGGGTGGGCGTAGAATTTACAAATGATGTAACCACATTTGAAAATATGAAGCTAAGCTTGCTGAATGCTTCTCACACACTCTTATCTTATCCGGCTTTCTTAATGGGATATCGAAAAGTAGATCAGGCAATGGAAGATAAAAATCTGGTAAAATTCATCAGGGATTTTATGGATAAAGACATTACGCCTTTTGTTCCCGCTCCGGAAAATACAGATTTGGAGAAATACAAGCAGACATTAATCGAAAGATTTGCCAATCATAGTGTAAGTGATCAGGTGAGCCGTCTTTGCTTTGATGGAATTTCAAAATTTCCGGTGTATATCATCCCTAATCTTGATAAGATGATAAAAGGATCGAAAGACCTCACAAGACCCGCGTTTCTTATTGCCTCCTACAGACATTATCTTAAATATAAAACTGATGATCACGGCAATGCATTCGAAACAGCAGAACCCTGGATTACGGAGAACGATCGGCAGCTTATAGACAGTGAAAATGCACATGACTTCCTGGATTTGTCAGCTTTCAAGGGAGTTCAGCTGAAAACTTCTGAACAATTCATAAATCAGTACAACAGTTTCGTAGAAGATATAAAAAACTCAGGAACCTCTTCAGTTCTACAATCCATCATAAAATAACTAAGCCATGCAGATAAATCCAGGTATCAACTCTTCAGACAACAAGACAAATAATGCAATACTGCCGTTTGCCATCATTACATTTATTTACTTTATCGTAGGTTTTCTCACCACAGTAAATGAACAGCTGCAGGCACCGCTGAAATTTACCTTTCTGAGTCATGCAGGCAGCCTGAAAAATACATTTACGACTTTGATTTCCTTTTTCTTCTTTTTAGGATATCTTCTGAATGGAACGCTGGGTAGTAAATGGGTAAATGCCTTCGGATATAAAAATACGATCTTGCGTGGGTTATTCTTTATGATTTCCGGCCTCTTTATGTACCTCTGCTCATCATGGATTGGCGGTCATTATCCCGATCTTAAGTTTAGCATAAAAGATGCCGTTATCCCTTATGGATTTATCGTTTTTGTTGTAGGATCTTATTTAATGGGAACATCGGCAGCCATTATTCAGGTAGTGGTAAATCCTTACGCCGCTTCATATGAACTTAAAGGGACTCAACCCGTTCAACGCTTGAATATTCTGACAGCGATCAATTCTATAGGAACTACTTCTGCTCCTTTTTTCGTAACGGTAGTAATGTTCAGTGGAATTTCCATTGAAAATATAGAAATCAGACAGCTTCTGCTTCCCCTTTCTGTATTGATTGTCTGCATCCTTACAGTAATGATCATCACAAAAAGACTTCACCTTCCTGATCTTGCACATACAAGAGTGGTGGGGGAAGAAAAGCTTGAAAGAAGCATCTGGTCATTCAGACATTTTGTATTGGGTGTTCTGGCTATCTTTTTTTATGTAGGAACCGAAGTGGCTATTGGTGCAAATATTAATCTGTATGCTTTTGAGCTGATGGATTCAGGGCATCCTATTACATTCTTCGGAAAAACCGATATCATTGTGGGAGGAATGGATTTAGGAATTCATGCATTACTATCCACATTATATTGGGGTGGTTTTCTGGTAGGAAGAGCAGTATCGAGCTTTTTCAGTAAGATTTCTGCCAGAACACAATTGATTACCACCACAGTGCTGGCAACCCTACTTGCTTTGGTATCTATGATTACCCAAAACCTTTGGTTTCTTGTAGCAATCGGGCTTCTTCATTCATCCATGTGGAGCTGTATCTACAGTCTGTCCATCAAAGGACTAAATAAATATACCTCAAAAGCATCCGGCATTTTTATTTCTGCTGTATTTGGCGGAGCCGTATTTACCCTTATTCAGGGTGGTTTAGCTGATATTTTAGGCTCATGGAGATGGACGTGGTGGCTTACCGTAATCTGCGAACTGCTCATGCTTACTTATGCCCTGTTCGGATCGCGTATAAGAGAAAAAGACCTTATTCACTAATCATATATTTTTTCTTTTAACTCATGTAATTATCCTGTAGACTATTGCTGGATACAGGATATTTACTGCCTTAAAAACACTTGAATCATGTTAAAAAACTCCATATTACTTTTTTTCCTGATCATAGGAAACCGTGTGGGTGCACAGGAACTGCATTCAGCGTTACAGCTTCGGAACAGCCACCTTTGGCGAGGAATTGAAGTTTCTGCGGGACTTATTTATACCGGAGACCTGCATCTTGATTACAGGAATTTTTACGCGGGATTCTGGGCTGGGGGTAATGTTGATGGATCCTATAAAGAATTCAATAACTATGTAGGATACAAGAACAAACATCTTACACTGGAATTATGGGATATCTATAACTTTTCACCTGGAGCTGCCTATAATAATAAAGAATTTTTTAACTATTCTGCGAAGGAAACCGGACGTTTTTGGGACTTCAGATCTTATTATACCATCAGTGATCAGTTTCCTTTAGTGCTCAGCTGGAATACAGTTGTTTTCGGAAGAGACAGAAACAGTGAAAACACCGGTAATAAATATTCATCATTTGTTTCAGGAGAATATCCTGTATACAAAAAGGATCATCTTGAAGTAAGAGGAAGAGTAGGCTATGCCTTTGCCTTAGACCGTTATGGAGAAAAGAGCAATTTCTTTGCTAAAGATTCCGGTTTCACCGAGATAAGTCTTATCGTTGAGAAAAGCTTTACCATTGAAGGCTATACAATTCCTGTAGGAATATGGGGAATGTGGAACCCGGTGAACAATAATGCGTTTCTTCAGTTTTCTGTACAGGTTTATTCATTCTGAAGCCAGGAAACTTAACGGGTCAATTTTTTACAAACTCAATACATTTAATTATTTTTATATCATGGAACACAAAAAAAATAAAGCAGTCTGTTTTGGAGAAGTGCTCTGGGATATTTTTCCGGGAGCGCAGAAAAGAGTAGGAGGCGCACCATTTAATGTAGCCTATCATCTTTCCAAAATGGGGGTAGAAGCCAATATGATAAGCAGTATTGGTAATGATCAGCTGGGAGATGACCTTTTGGATAAAATGAAAAACTGGAACATTCCTGCGGATCATATTCAGATCCATGCAGAATATCCTACAAGCACGGTCATTGCAACAGTAGATGAAAATAATGATGCTCATTATGACATTGTGGAAGGGGTAGCATGGGATTTTATTGAAGCGACTCAAGAAAATCAGGAAATTCTGAAAACTACAGATGCACTGGTATTCGGAACACTGGCTGCCCGCTATGAGACATCCAGAAATACCTTATTCCAACTCCTTGAACTCAGCAGTTATAATGTTTTTGATATCAACCTTAGAGAACCTTATTATGAAGTGGGAATGATTAAAGATTTACTTCATAAAACCCATCTTGCTAAATTCAATAAAGCAGAAATGCGCATGATGCTTGACTTTTTAGGAAAAGAATATACCAATGAAGAGGACGGAATACAATACCTTCAGGACCGGTTTGATCTTGAAGAAATTATAATTTCCAAGGGAAGTAAAGGAGCTTTGTATGCTTCCGGAGGTAACTTCTATCTGTATCCCACCATACCGGTTACTGTAAAAGATACCGTGGGAAGCGGAGATTCATTCTTAGCAGGGTTTCTTTCCAAAAGATTAGAAAAAAACAGCACAGTGCATGAAATTATGACTCAGGCTGTTTCACTCGGGGCATTCATTACCTCACAGGAAGGCGCATGTCCGGAATATTCATTAGACGATTTTATCAGCTTTAAAAATGAACACCCTCTGTCAGTTTTGAGGTAAGGGGGCAAATCTCATCTTAATTTAAAATGATTCTTGATGAAACATTTGGTAACTTTAGCCTACCACCAAAACAAAAGTTATGCATCATCAGCTTGAGAAACATTACGTAAACAGAGTAGGCTGGCTTCGGGCTGCTGTATTAGGCGCTAATGACGGATTGTTATCCACCACCAGTATTGTCATCGGGGTTGCAGCAGCAGAACCGGAACGTCATATTATTATCCTGGCTGCTCTGGCAGGGATGATTGCCGGGGCCATGTCTATGGCGGCAGGGGAATATGTTTCCGTAAGTTCCCAGGAAGATACGGAAAAGGCAGATTTGATCCGGGAGCAGCGGGAGCTGGAAGAAATGCCGGAAATAGAACTCAGAGAACTGGCTAAAGTATATGAAAAAAGAGGCTGTACCAAAGAAACAGCCATGCAGGTTGCCATTGAGCTTACAGAGCACGATGCACTTGGTGCCCACGCCCGTGATGAACTGGGGATTAATGAAATAACGCAGGCAAAACCTTTGCTGGCCGCCGCCGCCTCGTTCGGTTCATTTGCCGTAGGAGCTTTATTGCCCTTCACTGTTTCTCTTCTGGCTCCTCTTAAAGAAATGGTGTATTTCCAATATGGTTTCTCCATTATATTTTTGATGCTTTTGGGAGCGGTTTCTGCCCGGGCCGGAGGTTCCAGTATTAAAATTGCTGTGCTGAGGATCTGTTTCTGGGGAACCGTAGCTATGGGAATTACAGCATTGGTAGGGCATCTTTTCGGAGTGAATGTAGCCTGATATTGTAATGGCTTCCCAGAATCGTAGTAGAAAACAGAAGAACCTTACTATGATTTCTTTTGTCACATAATTGGTAATAGTCTGATTTCTAGATTGTATTTTACCTAACAAGTGTTAGTCGTAAAAGTACTACACTTTTTCAGATTTATGCGTAAATTTTATTTTGTTATGATCAATACTTCTAAATTTGGTGATATAACAAACATCAAATCATCAAATACTAACGATTAAAATTTACCATCATGGCAGAAAGAAACTCAAGAGGAATCTTAAAATTCAACAACGGTGAAGGACAAAAGCTGTTAAAACTGAACTACAGCGTATCAAGAGCTACAGACGTTTCAGGACGTGTTGCATCAGACCCTTCCAATGCACTGATCAAAATTACAGTAGAAGCTACTGAAAAATCAGACATCCTTGAAAGCTTGCTGAACGGAAAATACAAGCCTACCGTAGGCGAGGTAACTTTCAATAAGTCTCACGAAGAAGGAACTTTAACAACATTGAAATGGACAAACGGTTACGTTATCCAGCACGAAGTAGATTTCGATGCCGTAGATGACAACAGTATGTACATCAGTTTTGTGATAAGTGCAGAGCAGATTGATCTTGGTAATTCATCTTATGACGGAGCTTGGCCTGGATCTCAGGGATAAAATCCTTTACAATTAAAACATAAAAACAGAATAGTAGATCCGTTATCAGGGATGCTGTTCTGTTTTTTTGTCAGCAATCAATTCCTTTGAAAAGGATAATTATTTCACTAAGATTTAGAAAATTAAAGCTGATAATGTGAACTTTATATTGTAAAAAATTGATAACTTTATAAAAAGCTGGTTATTTTAGTTTTTTAAAATAAAAGCTCACCAAACACTCTACATAATATGAATAGAAATATCTCGAATTCCGAAAAGATTTCAGAGAATCATATTCCTGGAATCAACCGTGTGGTGAAACTGGATATTGTGATTGAAGGCAAAATGATTAAGCACTTCAAGCATTTCCGTTTACAGCAGAGCGTAAAAAAGCACCATTATTTTGAACTTACATTAGCCCATGATACTTTAGACGGAGTACAGAACCATGATCTGGAAGAAGCTCAGCAGTTTTTAGGAAAAAGATTAACAGTCGTTTTCAAATATAAAGACGTTGAAGGAAGTCCTGAAAGAACTTTTGTAGGAGTGATTACAAAGGTAGGGTTCAGCCAGGAGAATCATAGTTTGGGAAATATTGTTCTGAAAGGCTACAGTCCCACTATTTTACTGGATGGCGCTCCTCATATCCAGAGTTTTGGAGGAGATAAACCCGTGAATATGGGAATTATTGCTGAAGAAGTCATCAAACAGGGCATAGAAAGCAGTAAATTTGATGTGAAAGTCAATGCAAAGGCCTCCTCACAGATTCTTTACAGTGCCCAGTACAATGAAACCCATTACAATTATCTGTGCCGAATGGCAGAAGCCTACGGTGAACAGTTCTATTACGATGGTGAAATATTACATTTCGGAAATATGCCGCCTCAGAACAAATCGCTTGAATTAATCTACGGAAGCAATGTTTCTGACGTGAATGTGGAATTAAAAGCAGTTCATATCAAACCTCATTTTTATGGCTATAACAGCAGTTCCAATGCTAAACTTATTTCCGGAGAAACCCCTATAAAACATGTGGGCAATCTGGCTCAGACAGCCTATAAAAATAATGAAGGAATATTCAAAACACCATCATTACAGGTAGCTCCCATAAAAGCTGCAACCGATATGGATGTTGTCATTTCCCAAACGAGTACCGCCGGAAGCAGAGCTGTGGAAGTTTTTACCGTTTCGGGAGGAACTACAATACCCTTTCTCTATCCGGGATGTGTAGCTGATATCAATATGAGGAAATCGGATACCAGTAAAACAGCCTATTTCACCAAACTGATGATGACAGAAGTTATTCATGAAGTAGATACACTCGGACGCTACAAGGGAAGATTCGAAGCCATTGCCTCAGATACAGGCTATATTCCGACACCGGAGTTTACCATGCCTATTGCGCAGCCGCAGATTGCCACCGTAATCTCCAATACAGACCCGCTGGGACAGGGAAGAATTACAGTCAGATTTGATTGGCAGCTGCATGACACCACCAATTTTATCAGAATGATGTCTCCCGATGCCGGAGGAACGGATCAGATTACCCAAAACAGAGGATATGTAGCCATACCGGAAGTGGGAGATCAGGTGATGGTAGGCTTTGTTCACAATCATCCGGACCGTCCTTTTGTAATGGGAGGAATGTTCCATGGAGGAACCGCACTTGGAGGCGGGGTAGATAATCATTTAAAATCAATACAGACCAGAAGCGGAATCCGGATTTTAATGAATGATGCAGAAGGCAGTGTAAATATCATAGACCCAAGCGGGAATAACTATTTGATGGATGGTAAAGGAAATATCATTGTAACAGCTCCTAAAAATATGACCTTTAATGTAGGAGAAGATCTGGCAATCAACGTAGGAAAAGATATGAAGACCAGTGTAGGAAATGATAATGCCGTTAGTATCATCAATGATCATAAATTTACCTCAAAAAATTATAAGCAGACGGTCAATGAAAATAAAACGATTAATGTAACAGGCGATCTTAAAGAAACTACTTCAACCACTACCCATAAAGCAAAAAACGGAGATATTTTACTGCAGAGTTCAGGCGTAGCCAAGATGTTAGGTAAAATAGATGCTAAAGTGAATAAAGGATAATATGTTAAAAAAATCGTTAATCTCTTTCTTTTCATCTTTGCTGGCAGTAGTGTTACTTGTCATTATTGAATTAAGTTTCATAGATATGACACAGTTTCGAAGTGGAGATTATGCATGGGTTGCCCTATGGCTGATTCTGGCTTTTTTTCCGGTGCTGTTTGCAATGCCATTTTTCCTGACTTCCATCAAAAAGAAAAATGAAATAAGAGATTTTGTTTTGTACTGTTTTTATTCTTTTGTCATATGCTTTATCGTGATATCATTAATTTTACTAATTATTCTTCCTTTGATGGCATAAGAATAATTGTCACAAACAATTTTTAAGATTGCAACATGGTTATAATGAATAAAATAATAAAATACCTGCTAAGCTTTTTATTTTTCACTCAGATCTCATGTCAGGAAAAAAAAGAAGACCCAAAAACTAAAACTATGACAAAATATGAATGGACAGAAGGAACTTCTGCAGCTTTAGGATATCCTATGGAAGTATACAAAGGGGGAATAGAATGTGAAGGAGGAGAATGGGTAGGGTTGAGTTTTGGAATTGTACCTGGGGATGGTTCTTGGGGCTTGATCAATCATGGTATGGGAAATGGTTTTAAGAGTCTTCCGGCCCGATTGGATTTTGTCTGGATGTCATATATGGAAAACCAGTTTTATATGATTGATACCGACATTGATACCGCTAAAATTAAAGAATATTTCAGCAAGGGCTATCAGGTAAAAGCAACCAGTGGAAGTGGTAATGTTAAACATTTAAATTATAAAGATATTGGTGTGGGAATGGCTCCGGGAGGAGTGGTAGTAGTTTGGGTCGCTGGTGTTGGAGTTCAGAAAGAAGTAGGCAGGTATCAGGGAAAAAAGGTAACAATTCCTGAATCAGAAATTGCTAAGCTTGATAGCCATGAAAACCGGTTTTGGCGGAAAGATTATCTTGATGAGGTTTTAAATAACGGTAAGGTTATCCCCACTGAAATAAAAGAAAAAAATAAAGGAAAAGCTATTCCATTTGGATTGTGGGATACCTACAGAATACGATATAGCTGGAAACCGGTTTTTGAGTTACCGGAAAATGCAAAGCTCAATCCGTTGACAGATGTTGGAATATCAACTGTTAATGGCGAATGGGAACAGCTGGGAGCAGAAAAAAATCCTTTAACTGAGAGTGAATGGAGAGCAATACCAGCTACTATTTCATTTTCTTTGGTGGGGGCAGATCAAATCAAATATGAAGCAGGATGTGATCTTGATGAAAAGTCTGCTTTTGATGCTTTTACTAAGGTCTTTGGTAATGATCCTAAATCAACTAAGGCAGCTATTTTTATTAAAGTGAATGAGGCATATAGCTTCTTTACTGTTTTATTGAAGGGAGAAAATGGAAAAGAAGCTTTTATTAAAACTGCTAATTTAGAAATGTTCAAATCTAAAGTTAAGTATAAATACTAATTGATTATAAAAATGATTAGTTATGGGAAAAACATTAGTATACAACACAGGCAATGCTAAACCTCCTGTAGATGAATTGCATTTGGAAATAGGAGTGTTCTTTGATGGTACTTTGAATAATCTAAAAAATACTGAATTAAGATTAAAGTACAGAGATGGAAAAAATAAAATGGAGAGCATAGACAATGATGAAGAAATATCGAAAAAAGAAAAAGCAATTGAAGATACAAGAGCATTACAGGAAAAGGAATATAAACAGCTTAAAAATAAAAATATAACAGATAATGATTCTGAGTATGAAAGATATCTCAAAGCCAGCCATAGGGAATGGCTGGACAAACAAGGAGTAGATAACAGTTTTAGTAACGATTATACCAATGTGGCAAGGATGTATAAATGCTGTAAACAGGTAACGTACGGAGTTTATGTAGAAGGGATTGGTACATTGGATAATACCAGAGATGTGGATGATGGGTTTCAATATGGTTCAGGTAAGACAGGAGTGCGGGGGAAAGTAAGAAAGGGATGTGAAATGGTTGCTGATAGGATTGATGGCTTAAAAAAGAAATTAATGAAGAAAAAAGCATTAACTAAAATCACCATTGATACTTTCGGGTTCAGCCGTGGAGCCGCCGCCGCAAGAAATTTTGCCTACGAAATCAATGGGAAGAAAAGACCCGTTGATGTG of the Chryseobacterium aureum genome contains:
- a CDS encoding LacI family DNA-binding transcriptional regulator produces the protein MRRITIKDLSKFLSLSTSTISRALLHDKNVNEETRKKVLEAAEKLGYKPNLTALNLQSGQSRTIGFVVPEMITPFSSTVLKGIQNILYPLGYRIIITQSDEDPLIERKNLQLLEEFNVDAIIINLCHETHNNDVYQSIMEKGIPLIFFDRIPHKSLDVSKVIIDDSIKAALMVEYLIKTGRKRIVHIMGPSTIRNAVERVNGYKRILMKYNIFDENLIIQTDGMTFEHGKKAVQQLLNKKIEFDSIFAFSDTLAMGAMNHLLEQKVRIPDEVAIASFSGTELSTMVYPQLTSVQQPLEKMGEAAARLALEKIKNSITPSQAVLMDAELVYRAST
- a CDS encoding mannitol dehydrogenase family protein translates to MNMIYYNYDVSEIRTGILHIGVGNFHRAHQQFYTNMLLNDDDQKDWGICGVCLLPSDEKIVKNLKAQNLQYSLTVCGRNGKDEVYKIGSLKELIWGIENPDAVVKKIADKAVKIITLTITEGGYNLDKETGEFILEDEKIQHDLKNPSHPATVFGFIAEGLRQRQKQSTGAITILSCDNLQHNGTTAKRAFMSFIEAQDPELAAWVKENVTFPNSMVDRITPATTLEDVERLNKRNGTDDRAPVYCEDFAQWVIEDQFIAGRPAWERVGVEFTNDVTTFENMKLSLLNASHTLLSYPAFLMGYRKVDQAMEDKNLVKFIRDFMDKDITPFVPAPENTDLEKYKQTLIERFANHSVSDQVSRLCFDGISKFPVYIIPNLDKMIKGSKDLTRPAFLIASYRHYLKYKTDDHGNAFETAEPWITENDRQLIDSENAHDFLDLSAFKGVQLKTSEQFINQYNSFVEDIKNSGTSSVLQSIIK
- a CDS encoding MFS transporter, which translates into the protein MQINPGINSSDNKTNNAILPFAIITFIYFIVGFLTTVNEQLQAPLKFTFLSHAGSLKNTFTTLISFFFFLGYLLNGTLGSKWVNAFGYKNTILRGLFFMISGLFMYLCSSWIGGHYPDLKFSIKDAVIPYGFIVFVVGSYLMGTSAAIIQVVVNPYAASYELKGTQPVQRLNILTAINSIGTTSAPFFVTVVMFSGISIENIEIRQLLLPLSVLIVCILTVMIITKRLHLPDLAHTRVVGEEKLERSIWSFRHFVLGVLAIFFYVGTEVAIGANINLYAFELMDSGHPITFFGKTDIIVGGMDLGIHALLSTLYWGGFLVGRAVSSFFSKISARTQLITTTVLATLLALVSMITQNLWFLVAIGLLHSSMWSCIYSLSIKGLNKYTSKASGIFISAVFGGAVFTLIQGGLADILGSWRWTWWLTVICELLMLTYALFGSRIREKDLIH
- a CDS encoding carbohydrate kinase family protein codes for the protein MEHKKNKAVCFGEVLWDIFPGAQKRVGGAPFNVAYHLSKMGVEANMISSIGNDQLGDDLLDKMKNWNIPADHIQIHAEYPTSTVIATVDENNDAHYDIVEGVAWDFIEATQENQEILKTTDALVFGTLAARYETSRNTLFQLLELSSYNVFDINLREPYYEVGMIKDLLHKTHLAKFNKAEMRMMLDFLGKEYTNEEDGIQYLQDRFDLEEIIISKGSKGALYASGGNFYLYPTIPVTVKDTVGSGDSFLAGFLSKRLEKNSTVHEIMTQAVSLGAFITSQEGACPEYSLDDFISFKNEHPLSVLR
- a CDS encoding VIT1/CCC1 transporter family protein, translated to MHHQLEKHYVNRVGWLRAAVLGANDGLLSTTSIVIGVAAAEPERHIIILAALAGMIAGAMSMAAGEYVSVSSQEDTEKADLIREQRELEEMPEIELRELAKVYEKRGCTKETAMQVAIELTEHDALGAHARDELGINEITQAKPLLAAAASFGSFAVGALLPFTVSLLAPLKEMVYFQYGFSIIFLMLLGAVSARAGGSSIKIAVLRICFWGTVAMGITALVGHLFGVNVA
- the tssD gene encoding type VI secretion system tube protein TssD, whose protein sequence is MAERNSRGILKFNNGEGQKLLKLNYSVSRATDVSGRVASDPSNALIKITVEATEKSDILESLLNGKYKPTVGEVTFNKSHEEGTLTTLKWTNGYVIQHEVDFDAVDDNSMYISFVISAEQIDLGNSSYDGAWPGSQG
- a CDS encoding type VI secretion system Vgr family protein, with the protein product MNRNISNSEKISENHIPGINRVVKLDIVIEGKMIKHFKHFRLQQSVKKHHYFELTLAHDTLDGVQNHDLEEAQQFLGKRLTVVFKYKDVEGSPERTFVGVITKVGFSQENHSLGNIVLKGYSPTILLDGAPHIQSFGGDKPVNMGIIAEEVIKQGIESSKFDVKVNAKASSQILYSAQYNETHYNYLCRMAEAYGEQFYYDGEILHFGNMPPQNKSLELIYGSNVSDVNVELKAVHIKPHFYGYNSSSNAKLISGETPIKHVGNLAQTAYKNNEGIFKTPSLQVAPIKAATDMDVVISQTSTAGSRAVEVFTVSGGTTIPFLYPGCVADINMRKSDTSKTAYFTKLMMTEVIHEVDTLGRYKGRFEAIASDTGYIPTPEFTMPIAQPQIATVISNTDPLGQGRITVRFDWQLHDTTNFIRMMSPDAGGTDQITQNRGYVAIPEVGDQVMVGFVHNHPDRPFVMGGMFHGGTALGGGVDNHLKSIQTRSGIRILMNDAEGSVNIIDPSGNNYLMDGKGNIIVTAPKNMTFNVGEDLAINVGKDMKTSVGNDNAVSIINDHKFTSKNYKQTVNENKTINVTGDLKETTSTTTHKAKNGDILLQSSGVAKMLGKIDAKVNKG
- a CDS encoding DUF2931 family protein is translated as MNKIIKYLLSFLFFTQISCQEKKEDPKTKTMTKYEWTEGTSAALGYPMEVYKGGIECEGGEWVGLSFGIVPGDGSWGLINHGMGNGFKSLPARLDFVWMSYMENQFYMIDTDIDTAKIKEYFSKGYQVKATSGSGNVKHLNYKDIGVGMAPGGVVVVWVAGVGVQKEVGRYQGKKVTIPESEIAKLDSHENRFWRKDYLDEVLNNGKVIPTEIKEKNKGKAIPFGLWDTYRIRYSWKPVFELPENAKLNPLTDVGISTVNGEWEQLGAEKNPLTESEWRAIPATISFSLVGADQIKYEAGCDLDEKSAFDAFTKVFGNDPKSTKAAIFIKVNEAYSFFTVLLKGENGKEAFIKTANLEMFKSKVKYKY